TTGGTCTCTGAGAATTTCGATCGGGGACTCTTTTTGGCCAGAATACTCCTGGAATTGGGAGCGGTAATGTTCAAAGGAAGGTGCTTGGATCAGTTTATTCAGAGATTCTGCCTTCAGCAGAGATATTTTATGGTGAAGATAGGCACGATACAGAAATTCCCCTGGCCGGGCTTGGCGTGCGCCCAGACAAATGGCATGGGAAATTATTTTTCGAAGACTATGAGGATTTCCGTGAAGCTGTAATTCAAGAACATCTTCACCGGTAAGACTATGCGGAGACTTAAAATAAAGGAGAAGACCATCATCGATGGTCTGACCGTCTATATCCCGCACCTGGATCCGGTAAACCCTCCGGGGGTCAGGCTCTTCCATTGGAGGTACCATCAACGTTGAAAATTTTGGGAAGAGACCATTCCCGGAGAGCCTTATAATGCCAACCGGTTGGGAGATCAAACGCGTTGCCGCGGAAACGATAGGGTCCATAATGACCCTCGATTTACGCCTTTCTTGGTTTCAAGAGATAATTTACTGTCAGATATTGCTGTCCAATGGTCAAAACGTTATTTACAAGCCAATAAAGCACCAGTCCAGCAGGGAAATTCAGGAAGAAGAAGGTCATGATAACCGGAACGAACATCATAACTTTTTGCTGAACGGGATCCGGGGAAGACGGGTTCAATTTATACTGTAAAATCATTGTAATCCCCATGACAATCGGCAACACATAATAAGGGTCCTTAAGGGACAAATCATGGATCCAAAGGATAAATGGCGCTTGTCTAAGTTCGACTGTATTATTCAGAATGTTATAGAGAGCGACAAAAACGGGGATCTGCACAAGCATCGGGAGACATCCCCCCAGGGGATTCACCCGCCTTTCTTTATATAATTCCATCAATGCCTGATTCAGAGCGGCTTTGTCATCTTTAAACTTGGTTTGAAGTTTTTTGATTTCCGGTTGCAGACTTTGCATCTCATAAATACTCTTGTAGCTCATATAAGCAAGAGGAGAAAAAATGATCTTGATCAGAATTGTGACCAGAATAATTGCAACACCATAGTTATGTACGATACCAACAAGGTAAGACATCAGTAAGAAAATCGGTTTTGCCAAAAAACTGATCAAAAGAATTCGCCCGAACATAAACCAGCCGAAATCAATCGTATCAATCAAGCCAGAATCTTGTTCCTTCAATAATTTATATCTCTTGGGCTCCCCATATATCTTGAAATCCATGGAGTTCTTGGAAAGAAGCTGAAACCAGCTGGAAGACCCGTTTTTTTTGATTTCGACGGAAGGTCCTGGAGTCGAGGAAGCAATGTAGCCGATAAAATATTTGTCTTCGTTCCCGACCCATTTTAATCCGGAATCAAAGAACAGGGAGCCATCTTTTTTCATTTCCTGAAATTTGCCTGTGGCTTCATAGACA
The sequence above is a segment of the Leptospirillum ferriphilum genome. Coding sequences within it:
- the yidC gene encoding membrane protein insertase YidC, coding for MWKRLLPIALIVISFNLIIYYFWGPQNRQKPSTTPKQAISALSVPMVNDTYDQSLSIQNKDVRWSVSMRTGQIYQWTLLHYHHSSNHKYLSLLDTEKGYAGMGLFSRDSGTLVPVLPESIVWDNAQIRPGLVVVSSAGGNLVETYKMNGNVVILRFHFLPSGYLISSHLENPSHANVVFGSGLNFGVSALKQTYGTEFQGPVYEATGKFQEMKKDGSLFFDSGLKWVGNEDKYFIGYIASSTPGPSVEIKKNGSSSWFQLLSKNSMDFKIYGEPKRYKLLKEQDSGLIDTIDFGWFMFGRILLISFLAKPIFLLMSYLVGIVHNYGVAIILVTILIKIIFSPLAYMSYKSIYEMQSLQPEIKKLQTKFKDDKAALNQALMELYKERRVNPLGGCLPMLVQIPVFVALYNILNNTVELRQAPFILWIHDLSLKDPYYVLPIVMGITMILQYKLNPSSPDPVQQKVMMFVPVIMTFFFLNFPAGLVLYWLVNNVLTIGQQYLTVNYLLKPRKA